The genomic region GTCGACGTCGAAAGTGTTGCGACCCGGGTTGGCGGCACGAAACGCAGCCGTCGTGTTGTATCCCTCCTCGAGCAACGAGAAGTAGCGATACTCGGCGTTGATGGAGAGGCCGGGAACGGCGTCGATGCCGATCGCGAGGCCGATGATCCCCTGCCAGGCGAAGTGCCCCTCGGTGTCATCCACCACGGGCCTCCCACCCTGCCGCGCCTTGAGGCTGTTCCAGGCATAGCCCGCGCCGACGCCGAGATAAGGCGCGATGCCGCCAAAGTCATAGGAGACGAGAGCATTCACCATCAGGGCGAAGACGCTGTTCTCGCCACCGCTACCCACCGTCGCGTTGCCGATCCTGACGGTGTCGTTGTTGTTGTACCGGTAGGAGCCCTCGAGCTCGATCGCGAGCCCGAGATTGGCGTCGAGCTTGAACCCGTAGCCGATCCGGCCGATCGCAGCCCAGCCGCCGTCGAACGACACCTCGCTGCCCGGCGACGCCGTCGGCCGGAAGTCGAGACCGATGTCCTCGAGAATGTTGTAGCCGCCCATGGCGCCGATGTAGACGCCCTGCCAGCCGGCCGGGCCGCCGGCATACTGTGCGTTCGCGGCAGCTGCGGGCAGAACCCCGAGAGAGGCGGCCAGCAACGCGTTCCGGATCTTCATTCTCATCTCTCCTTGCACATCCGGGGCGAGAGAGCCGCGTCCAGTGCCGAGATTAGCGGCGCTGAGCATCCCCACCTCGCGACGGCCGGACAATAGCGGAGCCCTCAGCCACGCGCACCTCCCTGGCCCAGGGAAACGCCATCCAGGGACAACGAATTTCTCGTCCTGTTGCGTCCGCGCCACAGGTGTGGCCGTTGAGCCTAAGGCTTCCGGCTCTGCAGCCTCCAGACGAACCCAAGCCGTCGCGCCAGATCCCCTTCCCGGCGCGCGTGCGGAGCCACGACTCGCGGTCTCGACAGCACGGGCGCATCGCGCCACCATTCGCGTCGAGGGGAGGATCGCGATGACGCCTGCGGGCATGTCGGTGCTCGGTGACGGCTTCTACGACGTACCGCGCGGGCGAATCGCAATCGTCGTGACCCATCTCGAGATGACGGAGCGGCCGCCCCGCCAGGTGCCGCGCAAGCGTCCGGGATGGGCGCTGCGACATGAACCGGCGCTCGCCCCGTCCGACTATCGGGCGCTGTTCCGGCGGATCGGTGAGCCCTGGCTCTGGTTCAGCCGGCTCAGTCTTTCCGACGAGGCACTCGCCGCCCTGCTCGCTGACCCGGCGCGTGGCGTCTGGGTGCTCGAGTCGGAAGGCGAGGATGCGGGCCTCGTCGAGCTCGCCTTTGACCGCCCCGGCATCTGCGAGGTGGTGTTCTTCGGCGTCATCCCCGACCTGATCGGCAGCGGCGCCGGGCGGTTCATGATGTCGCATGTCCTGGTCGAGGCCTGGTCCCGCCCCGGCGTCGAGCGGCTCACTGTTCACACCTGCACCCTCGACCACCCGCGCGCGCTCGCCTTCTACATCCGCTCCGGCTTCCGCCCGGTGCGGCAGCAGGTCGAGATCGCGCCCGACCCTCGGCTCGCCGGAATCCTCCCCGAGGCGGCGGCCCCCCACGTTCCCTTGATCGTCGAAGCGGCGGGCTGAGAACGGCAGAGCCTGGGCTTCTCCGCCCCAGCCGCGCGTGCGAGCCTCCGCCGCATGCTCGTTCCCGTGCTCACCACCGCCCGCCTCACCCTGCGCGGCTTCTGCGAGAGCGACCTCGGGGACTATGCCGCGCTGCAGGCCGACCCGGAGGTGATGCGCCATCTCGGAGCGGGCGCCCGCGCCGGCAGGACGCGCACGCGCGACGAGAGCTGGACCGACATGGCGCTGATGCTCGGGCAATGGGCGCTGAAGGGCTATGGCAGTTTCGCGCTCGAGGAGACGGCGAGCGGGCGCTTCGTCGGCCGCGCCGGCATCCTGCACCTCCCCGGCTGGCCGGAGCCTGAACTCGCCTTCGCCCTCGTCCGCTCGGCCTGGGGCCAGGGGTTCGCTGAGGAGGCCTGCCGCGCCATCCTGCCCTGGGCCTTCAGCATCACGGGCGCGGAGCGCCTCGTCTCCTCCATCAAGCCCGGCAACCTGCGCTCGGCGCGGCTTCTCGCGCGTCTCGGCGCGGTTCGGGAGGGGATGGGCGAGCTCAAGGGGGAGCCCTGCGAGGTGTGGGTGCATGAGGGGCTGCCGCGGGCTGTCGCGTGAGCGCCCCGCCGCCGCGGCGCTACCCCTCGAGCGTCATCAGGAGGCCTGCGAGAAGCCGCGCCCGCGGCACGAGCGAGGAGACGAGCAGGTGCTCCTCGAGCGTGTGGATGCCGCCGCCGAGCACGCCGAGCCCGTCGAGCGTCGGCACCCCCATCGCTCCGGTGAAGTTCCCGTCCGAGCCGCCGCCGGCGGAACTCGCCGGCAGCGCGCCGATCCCGATCGCGCGCGCGATCGCCTCGGCCCGCGCGTGCAGGGCGCGCCCCTTCGCATCCGGCTCCCAGACCGGCCGGGTGAGCGTGGGCGTGATGGTGAACCGCACGTCCGGAGTCGAGGGCCGGAGCGCGCCGAGGCGGGCGACCAGGGCATCAAGATCCGCCTGGGTCTTGGCCATCGCAAGGCACTCGGCGCGGCAGTGGGTCGGCACACAGTTCACCCAGGCGCCGCCCTGGATGACGCCGACGCTCGTCGTCGCCTCCTCGCTGCTCATCGCCTCGATCGCGAGCACCTGCGTCGCCATCTCGCGGATCGCGCTTCGGCCCTCAGCGAGTCGGGCGCCGGCATGGCTCGGCCGGCCCACGGCCTCGAGAGCGAAGCGCGCGATCGCATAGCGCCCCCACACCACCCCGCCATCGCTCCGCGCCGGCTCGGGGATGAGCACCACCTTCTGCCGCGCCGCTTCGGCCTCGATCAGGGCGCGCGTCGAGGGGGAGCCGACCTCCTCGTCGGAGGTGAGGAGCACGGAGATCGGGAGCTTCGTCGACGCACCGGCGGCGAGGATCGCGCCGACGGCGGCGAGCGCGAGATAGGCGCCCCCCTTCATGTCGCAGATCCCTGGGCCGTAGGCGCGCTCGGCGGCGCCCGCCCCCTCGCGCCGGAAGGCGAGCGGGCCACCCGGCGCGCCGGTCCCGACGGGGTGGACCGTGTCGAGATGGCTGAGCAGCAAGATACCCGGCGCGTCCGCCCCGCCGCCGAGCGACGCCTGCGGGAAGCGCGCGCGCACGCAATCGCCGAACCCCATCCGGCCGGGGATACGCTCGATCCGCGCGCCGAGCACGGCAAGGTCGTGCGCAGCGAGGTCCATCATCCGGTTCACCGCCGCCGCGTCATAGGTCGGGCTCTCGGTCTCGACCCAGGAGCGGATCCCGGCGAGCAGCCTTTCGGTGTCGAACGGAAGGGTGTTGGGGTGGGTCATGCGTGGGCGTCCGCTGTCGAGGGCGGAACCCTCGCTGCCACGGCGTCGCTTGTCCAGAACCGGCCCGCCTCCTCTCGGCCGGGCGGCTCGGCCTTGCGCCGGCCCCGCCGCTGTGCTGCGCTGCGCGCAACGATCGGGGGGCTTTGATGCCGCGCGACGGAATCGAGCGCGAGTTCAAGGCGATGCTTGCCGACGCCGCCGAGCGCGACCGGCTGCTCGGGCTGATCGGCGGCCACGCGCGCGTGCTCGAACAGCGCAATCTCCTGTTCGACACGCCGACGCGCCGGCTCGCCGCCGCTGGGCTGTCGCTCCGGCTGCGGCAGGAGGGCGGGCGGTGGATCCTCACCGCCAAAGGAGACCCCGGAACGCGGCGGGGCGACCTCGCGCCGCTTCTGTTCGCCCGAGCCGAAGCCGAGCGCAGCCTTCGCCCCCCCGTCGCCCTCCATCTTGCCTCCGGAACGGTCGACCCCCTGCCGCTCCTCCGTCTCGCCGAGCCGGCGGCAATGGCGCTCGCTCTCGCCGAGGCGATCGAGGCGGCGGCGGCCGGAGCGCCGCTCGGCATCGTCGGCGAGTTCCGAAACGAACGAACGCTCTGCGAGGCCGCGCTCCCCTGCGGCACGCCGGTCTCGGTCGCGCTCGACCGTTCGGAGATGCCCGACGGCACAATCGAGCACGAGCTCGAGGTCGAGATCGCGCGCGGGTCGATCACCCCCGCCGCCGCCTGGCTCGAGGCGCTGATGCATCGTGCAGGAATCCCCCTCCGCCCGGCGGCAAGCAAGCGACAGCGCTTCGCCCGCGCTCTCGCCCGCCGCGCCCACCAGGACCTGGGCGGCTGAGCGCGGACGCGGCGGGATGCGCCTTCTGCTCGCCAACGCCAACACCACTGACGCGGTGACCGAGACCTGCGCCCGGGCCGCCCGCGCCGCGGCCGCCCCGGACACCGAGATCGTTGCGGTAACTCCACGGTTCGGCCCACGCGTCATCTCCTCGCGCGCCGAGAACGCGATCGCCGCGCACGGGCTGCTCGACTGTCTCGCCGAGCACCATCCCGGCTGCGACGCCGCGATCCTCGCCGTCTCCTACGACACCGCGCTCGCGGCGGCGCGCCAACTCCTGCCCATCCCGGTGATCGGCATGACCGAGGCCGCCTGCCTCGCCGCCTGCCTCGCGGGCGGCCGGTTCGGTCTTGTGACGTTCTCTTCGCCCGATCTCTACCGCGAGGTGATCGCGGGCCACGGGCTTGCCGGCCGGCTCTCCGGCATCGCTCTGATCGACGCCACCCCCTACGACGCCGCCTCCGACCCGGAGTCGGT from Elioraea tepida harbors:
- a CDS encoding M20/M25/M40 family metallo-hydrolase — translated: MTHPNTLPFDTERLLAGIRSWVETESPTYDAAAVNRMMDLAAHDLAVLGARIERIPGRMGFGDCVRARFPQASLGGGADAPGILLLSHLDTVHPVGTGAPGGPLAFRREGAGAAERAYGPGICDMKGGAYLALAAVGAILAAGASTKLPISVLLTSDEEVGSPSTRALIEAEAARQKVVLIPEPARSDGGVVWGRYAIARFALEAVGRPSHAGARLAEGRSAIREMATQVLAIEAMSSEEATTSVGVIQGGAWVNCVPTHCRAECLAMAKTQADLDALVARLGALRPSTPDVRFTITPTLTRPVWEPDAKGRALHARAEAIARAIGIGALPASSAGGGSDGNFTGAMGVPTLDGLGVLGGGIHTLEEHLLVSSLVPRARLLAGLLMTLEG
- a CDS encoding CYTH domain-containing protein; translated protein: MPRDGIEREFKAMLADAAERDRLLGLIGGHARVLEQRNLLFDTPTRRLAAAGLSLRLRQEGGRWILTAKGDPGTRRGDLAPLLFARAEAERSLRPPVALHLASGTVDPLPLLRLAEPAAMALALAEAIEAAAAGAPLGIVGEFRNERTLCEAALPCGTPVSVALDRSEMPDGTIEHELEVEIARGSITPAAAWLEALMHRAGIPLRPAASKRQRFARALARRAHQDLGG
- a CDS encoding OmpA family protein is translated as MKIRNALLAASLGVLPAAAANAQYAGGPAGWQGVYIGAMGGYNILEDIGLDFRPTASPGSEVSFDGGWAAIGRIGYGFKLDANLGLAIELEGSYRYNNNDTVRIGNATVGSGGENSVFALMVNALVSYDFGGIAPYLGVGAGYAWNSLKARQGGRPVVDDTEGHFAWQGIIGLAIGIDAVPGLSINAEYRYFSLLEEGYNTTAAFRAANPGRNTFDVDTQNHTFLIGLTYAFGVTPPPPPPPPAPAAAPAPTRTYLVFFDFDSAALTDRARQIIAEAAANAPRVQATRIEVTGHTDTVGSAAYNQALSIRRAEAVARELEARGIPRSQMVIRGVGFSQPLVPTGPNVREPQNRRVEIVLR
- a CDS encoding aspartate/glutamate racemase family protein; the protein is MRLLLANANTTDAVTETCARAARAAAAPDTEIVAVTPRFGPRVISSRAENAIAAHGLLDCLAEHHPGCDAAILAVSYDTALAAARQLLPIPVIGMTEAACLAACLAGGRFGLVTFSSPDLYREVIAGHGLAGRLSGIALIDATPYDAASDPESVAAKVAEAAAGLAREGADSVLLGGAALAGMAGLIQERVPVPLIDGIAAAVVFAEGIVRLRLPKPRLGGYAAPANRHAVGLGEALSALLRRG
- a CDS encoding GNAT family N-acetyltransferase: MLVPVLTTARLTLRGFCESDLGDYAALQADPEVMRHLGAGARAGRTRTRDESWTDMALMLGQWALKGYGSFALEETASGRFVGRAGILHLPGWPEPELAFALVRSAWGQGFAEEACRAILPWAFSITGAERLVSSIKPGNLRSARLLARLGAVREGMGELKGEPCEVWVHEGLPRAVA
- a CDS encoding GNAT family N-acetyltransferase encodes the protein MTPAGMSVLGDGFYDVPRGRIAIVVTHLEMTERPPRQVPRKRPGWALRHEPALAPSDYRALFRRIGEPWLWFSRLSLSDEALAALLADPARGVWVLESEGEDAGLVELAFDRPGICEVVFFGVIPDLIGSGAGRFMMSHVLVEAWSRPGVERLTVHTCTLDHPRALAFYIRSGFRPVRQQVEIAPDPRLAGILPEAAAPHVPLIVEAAG